The Rhea pennata isolate bPtePen1 chromosome 7, bPtePen1.pri, whole genome shotgun sequence genome contains a region encoding:
- the EGR2 gene encoding E3 SUMO-protein ligase EGR2, which yields MMTAKTVDKIPVTLSGFVHQLSENIYPVDDISTTLPTSVTIFPNADLGGPFDQMSGVAGDGMINVDTGDKRALDLPYAAGFAPSAPASRNQTFTYMGKFSIDPQYPGAGCYPEGIINIVSAGILQGVSTPSSSSSSVAASASSSAAASAASPNPLAGALGCPMAQGQPADLEHLYSPPPPPYSSCGDLYAPQEPSSAFLPAGGGAALPFPPPPSYPSPKAAAADGGLFTMIPEYGGFFPPPQCQRELHAGPDRKPFPCPLDSLRVPPPLTPLSTIRNFTMGAPPAGAAPASAPGTAPGGGGGGEGARLPAGAYSPHHLPLRPILRPRKYPNRPSKTPVHERPYPCPAEGCDRRFSRSDELTRHIRIHTGHKPFQCRICMRNFSRSDHLTTHIRTHTGEKPFACDFCGRKFARSDERKRHTKIHLRQKERKGAAAAAAACPPPAAAAALAPCAARTRTP from the exons ATGATGACTGCCAAGACCGTAGACAAAATTCCAGTGACTCTCAGTGGTTTTGTGCATCAGCTCTCTGAAAACATTTACCCCGTGGATGACATCTCTACCACACTGCCAACTTCGGTTACAATCTTCCCCAATGCCGATTTAGGAGGACCGTTTGACCAGATGAGCGGTGTGGCAGGAG ATGGCATGATCAACGTGGACACGGGCGACAAGAGAGCCCTGGACCTGCCCTACGCCGCCGGCTTCGCGCCCAGTGCCCCGGCCTCCCGCAACCAGACCTTCACCTACATGGGCAAATTCTCCATCGACCCGCAGTACCCCGGCGCCGGCTGCTACCCGGAGGGCATCATCAACATCGTGAGCGCGGGGATCCTGCAGGGGGTCAGCacgccctcctcctcctcctcctccgtcgccgcctccgcctcctcctcggccgccgcctccgccgcctccCCCAACCCGCTGGCCGGGGCGCTGGGCTGCCCCATGGCGCAGGGCCAGCCGGCCGACCTGGAGCACCTCTactcgccgccgccgccgccctaCTCGAGCTGCGGCGACCTGTACGCGCCGCAGGAGCCCTCCTCGGCCTTcctgcccgccggcggcggcgcggcgctgcccttcccgccgccgccctcctaCCCGTCCccgaaggcggcggcggccgacGGCGGGCTCTTCACCATGATCCCCGAGTACGGCGGCTTCTTCCCGCCGCCCCAGTGCCAGCGGGAGCTGCACGCCGGTCCCGACCGCAagcccttcccctgcccgcTCGACTCGCTCCGCGTCCCGCCGCCCCTCACGCCGCTCTCCACCATCCGCAACTTCACCAtgggggcgccgccggccggcgccgcccccgccaGCGCCCCCGGCActgcccccggcggcggcggcggcggcgagggcgcCCGGCTACCCGCCGGCGCCTACAGCCCGCACCACCTGCCGCTGCGGCCCATCCTGCGGCCCCGCAAGTACCCCAACCGGCCCAGCAAGACGCCGGTGCACGAGCGGCCCTACCCCTGCCCCGCCGAGGGCTGCGACCGCCGCTTCTCCCGCTCCGACGAGCTCACCCGGCACATCCGCATCCACACGGGCCACAAGCCCTTCCAGTGCCGCATCTGCATGCGCAACTTCAGCCGCAGCGACCACCTCACCACCCACATCCGCACGCACACCGGCGAGAAGCCCTTCGCCTGCGACTTCTGCGGCAGGAAGTTCGCCCGCTCCGACGAGAGGAAGCGGCACACCAAGATCCACCTGCGCCAGAAGGAGCGCaaaggcgccgccgccgccgccgccgcctgcccgccgcccgccgccgccgccgccctggcGCCCTGCGCGGCGCGGACGCGGACGCCCTGa